In Bacteroides cellulosilyticus, the genomic stretch TGCAACACGTGTACGCAAGTTGCTCATACTGAGATAATGTTGATTTTGAGGAAGTGAAGTAAATAGACTGTCATATTAAAAAAAGAGTCGTAAATCAATGATTTACGACTTTTTTTTGCTTTAGGTTTCTTCTAGTCATTGCTATAGCGTAAGCAATGATATTCAGTCGCTGCATCGAAGCAAGGACATTCTTCCAGCCATGATTCCGGTTCTATTAATGAATGGTTATCCATAATTTGAGGTAAATCACGATGCCCGCAAATATGACAGTCCGGATAATCAATAAGGAGCGTTTTGAGTAAAACAATCATGGAGTGCTTTTGCCATTGAGTGCGTGTATCTTTGGGAAGTCCGTGCCGGTTAAGACCACCTTCGTAACATATAGCGATGCTGTCAAGATTGTGCCCTTGGGCATGAGCTCCGGGTTTTCGAACAGAACGTGTACTCTTAATATTTCCGTCTCTCCGAATGTAATAATGATAACCGATACCATTTAGTCCACGCTGGCGGTGCGACTTTTCGAATTCAATTTCCGTTAATGTTTCATTCTCCTTTGTTGCGGAGCAATGAATAACTATCAGATGAACAGTTCTCATAGCTGTTAAATGTTTTGAAGGTGAATAGTTTGTTTATTAATCGCATGAGAACAATAGAAAGAGATCAAGGTTCACATTAACAGTTACTTATTTCCCCTTTTTGTATTCTTTTATAATAAATCAGACGACAAAATAACTGTTCGAAATATTTAAAGCCGGAAACATTTTCCTTACTTTTTCTTCCAAAACCGATAGGGTTTTTCATTTCTGAGCGATCTTAGTAGTAGAAAACGAGAATTGTTCACCTTTAAAATCATACGAAGATGAAAAAGTTAGCTAGTATTGCAGTTGGGTGGTTGATGGCATTTTTGCTGTTGGGTATTTCACCTTTATGGGCACAGGAAGAAGCCGGGAACTATTTCACTATTACAGGAATAGTGAAAAATAAGGATAATAAGAGAAAACTGGAGAATGTGAATGTGTCTGTTCCCGGTACGAACATCGGAACCGTTACGAATGCAGATGGTGTGTTTTCTCTGAAGATAAAGGACACGGAGACTATTCTGGGATTGGAGGTTTCACATATTGGGTATTTGAATTCTCAAGTTTCTCTGAAGGATAAGGAAGATGTATCTGATCTCACTATCTGGATGCTGCCGGCTCCTAATCTACTGAGTGAGATTGTTATCTTTGGCAATAACGCCCGGGGGCTTGTGGAAGAGGCGATTAAAAAAATTCCGGTGAACTATTCGGTTGATAAGAATTTGCTGACTGCATTTTATCGGGAGACAGTACAGAAAAGGCGACGCTATATCAGTGTATCGGAGGCTGTGATAGATGTGTCTAAAACTACGTACAGCGACCGGGAACCATCGAATGATAGAGTGCAACTACAAAAAGGACGTCGCCTGCTGAGCCCGAAAACCAGTGATACACTGGCAGTAAAAGTGGTGGGCGGGCCTAATCTTTCTATTTATCTGGATATTGTGAAGAACGGAGATGCATTGTTGAGCATGGAAAATCTGAATTATTATGATTTTCATATTGAGGAACCTGTGAATCTGGATAATCGTATGCAATATGTAGTCAGTTTTCGCCCCAGAGTCAGCCTGATGTATGCATTGTTTTACGGAAAACTCTATATTGATTTTGAGAAACTGGCATTCACCCGTGCGGAATTCTCTCTGGATATGCAAAACAGAGTGAAGGCGGTGGAAGCTATTCTTCATAAGAAGCCTCTCGGACTACGTTTCAGACCACAGGAAGTTTCCTATCTGGTGACGTATAAGGAACAGAATGGAAAAACTTATCTGAATTACATACGGAATGAAATTCGTTTCAAATGCGACTGGAAAAAGCGTTTATTCTCTTCCAGCTATACCGTATTTTCCGAAATGGTGGTAACAGATAGAAAGAGCGACTTTGCAGCCATTCCTAGCAAGAAAGCTTTCAAAGAAAAACAAGTGTTCTATGATTTGGTAGACGAATATTGGAATGAGGATTTCTGGAAGACATACAATATTATTGAGCCTACAGAGACTCTGGAACATGCTGTGAATAAATTGAAAAAGCAATCCCGTTAGATTTCAGATAGTTTTCTTATATTTGGAGACCAACAATAATTCCGGAGTATGCTGAATGAGCTGTTCATACTGACTAAAATAAAAGAGGGCGATATAAAGGCGTTTGAGGAAATCTTCCGTCGTTACTATTCCCCTCTTTGCTGGTATGCCGCAGGTATTACGGGAGAGATGGAAGCTGCCGAGGAAATTGTGGAAGAGTTGTTCTACGTGTTTTGGAAGGACCGGGAACATTTGCAGATATTCCAGTCCGTAAAAAGCTATTTATATAAAGCTGTACGAAATGCAGCACTCCAGTTTTGCGAGCATAAGGAAGTCAAGGAACGGTATCGCGAATATGTATTGGCGGGTAATGCTACGGAACAGGATTCTGATCCTCACCGGCAGTTGGAGTATGAAGAGTTACAGGGACTGATCCGCCATACTCTTGATAAATTACCCGTGCGCCGGCTCCGGATATTTGAAATGCATCGCATGGAAGGAAAGAAATATGCGGAGATAGCTTCTTCATTATCTCTGTCCGTCAAGACGGTAGAGGCTGAGATGACGAAAGCGCTGCGAACCTTACGAAATGAAATTGATAATTATATCCTTACGAAATGATTGAAGTGAATAAAAATAGGACGAAGACGGATGAGGCATGGGAACGCTTGTATGCCCGTTTGGATGAAGATAACCTGCTCGTCGGAGTAGGGCGGGAAGGGATAGTGCGTCGCAAACTTCTCTTGAAATGGGGAACATTGGCGGCTGCCGTAATTGCCGGTTTCGTCTATCTGGCATCTGCGTTGTGGTTTGTTCCGGGAGGAGAGATCGAAAGCCTCAATTTGGTGACGCAAGAAAATCGTGAAACATCCATGTTGGTTACCACGCTCGAAGACGGTTCTGTAGTATATCTGGCACAGGAGAGCACGCTGAAGTATCCCGAACATTTTGCTACGGACAAGCGGGAAGTGAACTTACAGGGAGAAGCTTTCTTTGATGTAGCAAAGAAACATGAACAAACTTTCCTGATTGAAACGGAAAAGGTACAGATAGAAGTGTTGGGTACAGCTTTCAATGTCCGTAGTCATGGAGATGACTCCTTCCGGCTCTCCGTGCAGCGGGGCAGAGTGAAGGTCTCACTGAAGCAAGGCGGACAAAGTGTACTGGTAAATGCTGGGGAAACCGTTACCTTGCAGGCGCGGCAGTTACAACTGAGTGAGACAGGAGATTCCGATGAGTTCAGACAATATACAAAGAATATACGTTTCAAGGACGAATGCCTGGAAGATATTCTGCGAGTGGTGAATGCCGAGGCTTCCGCTTTGCAGATACAGACGGCATCGCCGGTTCTGAGTAAACGGAAGCTGACCATTGAATTTGAGAATAATTCCCCCGAAACAGTAGCGGAACTTATTTGCTGGGCGCTGAGTTTGAAATGTTCGCGTGAAGGTGATAAACTGATTTTATCCGAATGATAACTTAACTATATAAATCATGAAACTTCATCGTTTCTTCATAATTTTTCTGAGCCTGCTTCTCATTACCTGTGGCATGAGGGCGGACGGAGGAGATGTGTTGGAACGTATCATCCGGTTGCCCGGGACGAAAGGAACGGTATATTCCCTGTTGAGCAAAGTGTCTGAACAATCCGGTTATCTTTTTGTATACGACAGTAAAGTGGTGAACAATGACGTCGAAATCAAGACAAAAAAGAAAAACTGTACGGTCCGGCAGGCCATCTATGAAATTGTAGGCGACCGGACATTAGAACTGAAAGTGATAGGAAATCACATCTTGATTCTGCCTCCTGCGGAGAAGGTCGTACGGAAGCGGAAAGTCTCGGAAGAGACACCCTTGCCAACCTATTTCACCATTACCGGCCTTTTGCGGGATAAAGAAACGAGTGATCCCGTTGTGAGTGCGTCGGTCATTCTTCAAGGAACTTCAATAGGTAATATTACAAATAAGAACGGGGAGTTCAGGCTCAACCTGCCTGACTCCCTGAAAAATGGCAAGCTTTCTTTTTCCCATTTAGGATATGTTGCACAAAGCATTGAAGCATCTACGCTGATTGGCCGGGACAATGTGTTGAGCCTGGAACCTAAAATAGTTCCTTTGCAGGAAGTGCTGATACGGTTGGTGGAACCCAAGAAACTATTGCGTGAAATGGTAAATCAGCGTGGGGAAAACTATTCATTGAATCCCGCTTATCTGACTACGTTCTACCGGGAGGGGGTGCAGTTGAAAAATAAATTCCAGAGCTTGACGGAAGCTGTTTTCAAAGTTTATAAATCTTCTTTGCCGGAGATTAACGTATCCGATCAGGTGAAGCTGCTAAAGATGAGTAAGATTGATAACCGGGAGAGTACAGACAGTCTGGTTGCTAAGATCAGGGCCGGTATCCAGGCTTGTTTGCAGTTGGATATAATGAAAGACCTGCCGGATTTTCTGTCGGTTGATGCGGAAGATAATCCGTATATGTATACCTCCGGTGACATTGCATTCATAGATGACCGCTGTGTCAATGTGGTTTATTTTGAGCAGAAGCGGAGTGTCAGGACGCCTCTTTATTGTGGGGCGTTGTATATTGATTCTGAGAATAGCGCTTTGGTGCAGGCCCGCATTGAGATAAATCCCAAGTACATCAAGGAGGCTACACGTATCTTTGTCGTCAGACAGGCACCAAAGATAAATCTGACGACACAGAAGGTGGTATATACTATTTCGTATAAACCGTGGAAAGGTACTTATTATATCCATCATATCCGTGGTGACCTGTACTTCAAGATGAAGCGGAAACGTTTTTTCTTTAGCAACCCTATTTTGCATACTTGGTTCGAAATGGTGACTTGTCTGGTGGATACGGAGAATGTAACCCGCTTCTCCCGAGCTGAAAGATTGCCTCCCCGCACCGTACTTGCAGATGAAGAGTTTAAGTATGATGAACATTTCTGGGAGGACTTCAACGTTATTCCACTGGAGGAAGAACTCAGCAGAATTATAGAGAAAGTAGCGTTAAAGATAGAAAAAATAGATCATCAGGAGGAATAAGATAATCCGGATAATTGTAATTTTGCAGCCGGAATCAATAAGTATTAGTAGAAAGATGGAATTGCCTAAAGACCCGATGATGCTTTTCAGCTTCATCAATACGAAATTGCGTGACTGTTATTCTTCATTGGATGAACTCTGTGATGATATGAATGTCAATAAAGAGACGATTGTAGGACTGTTGCAGTCAGCCGGATTTGAATATAGCGCAGAACATAATAAGTTCTGGTAATCTGCAGATAGATTATTTTTTCTTCCGGTGCTCTTTCTTCAGATAGAAGTTGAATCCGGCATATATTTGCAACGTCCCGAATCCATTGTTCAGGGAGAAGTTATCCCGGTAATAATCATACGTCCTGCCCAGAAAGGAAGTACCTACAAAATATTTGCTGTTATTGTATACAACGCCCGCCCGTAATATAAAATCAATATTGAAGTTCTTGTACCAGTCGCTGGGCTCTTCTGTGTCTTTCTCTATGCGCGACGTCTTGTAAGCAACAGCCGGACTGAGCGACAGGCATGCCAGACAGTTACGGGCAAATACCCAGTTATAGGCATATCCGAAATTGAGGCTGATATTGGTATATTTTATGTGTCTGACCTTCATTCCGGGACTCATCGTTTCCTGAATGATTTCGGGCAGCTTGGCATAATCAAACTTCAAATTATGCGTAGATACCGAAAGACCGGCTATGAGTGTACCTGCATTCCGACGTTGGTTGGTGGACTGGCTGAAAGCTGCCGGATAGGAGAAATGCCGGTTGTTGAAGATATAATATAAGTTGAATCCTTTCATATTTACTTTCAGACCGTTGAAGTCTTCCGAATAATTAGAAGGAACACGGTCGGAAAAGCCTGTTACTTCATGGATCTTGTAATCGTTACCTGTGCGACGATAGAAAATATCCACCCCTAACTTGGAACTGTAAAGGCTGAGGTCAAATTCTGTCCCTCTGTTTTTCCCGCTTTTCTTTCCAAGGAGTCCGTCCGTATCTACTGACCATCCTAAAAATATCCAGCGCCAACCAAAGTAAGCCCCTATCTTGTTGCGAGGGTTGGGGGTGAAGCGGAGCCGTTGGGGTTCGGGGGCGGCGGTACCTACGGAGTAATATTCGTAGTTTGTGAAATGATCGAACATCAAGGCATAGTTGTATCGGTTGGGGCTTATATAAGTTGTGTCGAAGTCATTGAAGTTGAGGAATTTCTTTATAGCTTTCATGAAGGCCCCCTGATGCTTTTCGGTACTAAGGCTATCGAGTGCGGTAGAACTTTCCTCTTCGTTTTGCGCAAACAAAGAGAAGGGTAACAATATCCACAGGCAGAAGATAAGTCTTTTCAGCATCAATCTTATTTCTTAATTAATAGTTCGAGTCTCTATGCTATAAACAACGCAAAAAGAAAAAGTGCAATTGTTCTATTTGCGAATTTAACAGTTCTTTTGCATATATCCAATAATATGGAGGGATTGTTTCATTATACCTCTTCTTTTTCGTCGTTCCTCCTCGTCTGTAGTTTCACCGCTTGAAACTGTTGGTTTCAAAGCATGAAACTCTTGGTTTCTCGGCATGAAACTATGAGTTTCAAGCAATGAAACAAATCAGAAAATGCAGAGGTTAATATAATCGGACAGATAATGCAGAGAAAGGAGATACAGTGTTAGCAATAGGTTATTACTACACTTACCAATATTGCATCAGTCAAAGATTCGTTGTGTTAATTATTAACACAACGAATCTTTAATAGTTAACAAAAATATAGTGTCTATTAAAACATGTTGTAATATGTTGTAGATCACCTTGAAAATTTGGAGATATCCTCAAAGTCCGTATCTTTGCAATGTGTTTTTCATAGTATTAGATTTAAGGTTAACAAAAGATTGGCTGTCTGGGATAGATAGCCTTTTTTTATAGATATAAGTGAACTACATATCGGGTACCTTTATCTTTTCCGGATTTTCTTCCCGATATCTTTTGAAATCATTCTCTATCAAGTCTCTCAAATCTTTAAGAAACTCTTCGCTACACTCTTCTTTTGCCAGGGAATAGTAGTATTCCAAAGTTTGCAATGCAAACTTATCTTTCCCAATCAGGGCAAATGCAGGAATTTCATTCTTTACTGCATTGCGTACTAATACTGCTTGATCTCTCATAATGAATTTTGTTTATGCAGAATATATGATTCGTTATCAGTCTTGAGGAGTGAATACATCTTCATATCCAGAATCTGCCCGTTCTTGACTGCATTACTTCTGAGTGTTCCTTCATTTTTGAATCCGCTTTTTTCAAGAATCCGGCAGGAGGCGATATTATAGCTAAACGGCTCTGCAAAAATACGGAGGATATCAGTGTTACTAAAAACATACTGGCAGGTCTGTTTGATGGCGCAGGTTCCCAAGCCTTTGCCCCAAAAAGGTTCTGCTATATAATAGCCTATTTCGGCAGTCAGCGAGTGGATGTTATCTTTGCGAAACACACCAATGCTTCCCACTACTTTGTCATCAGCGGTGATGGCGAAGGCGAAAATACTGTTCTTATCGGCCTTCAGCATTTCATTGATATAATATTTTGCATCGTCTTCAGTGTAGGGATAAGGCAGACCGTCCCGAAGGTTGTCCTGAATGTTTTTGTTATTTAAGGTTGCTGCAAGTTCGGCGGCATCATCTATTTTCCATATTCTGATTTTACATTCCATATCGATATCCTTCTTTTTTAATTAATCTGAAACGGGAGAGTTGCCGGCAAAGATAAGAAACTTTATTTTTAACCACTTATTTAATAAATGCAAAATGTGAACTTCCCGATTTAACTTCATCCTTCTTTCTGTTTCTAACCTAATAAAGCTAAGAAACTGAATTGATGATAAACGAGGATAAGATCCGGCAGGTATATGCTTCCGACCCGAAGAAAGGGTTTAAGATGCTGATGGATAACTTCCAGGTACCTATATATAATTATATACGGCGTTTGGTTGTGTCGCACGAGGATGCAGAAGATGTTCTTCAGGAAGTCTTTATCCGGGTGTACCGTAATTTGGACCAGTTTCGTGGTGAAAGCTCGCTGAGTACCTGGATATACAGGATTGCAACCAATGAAAGTTTGCGCTTGCTGAATACACGAAAGGATGAAGAAGCAATTCCTGCCGAAGAAGTACAAGAGGAACTGATAGGTAAACTGAGGGCTTCCGATTATATTGATTACGAAAATGAACTGGCAGTCAAGTTTCAGGAAGCCATACTGAGTTTGCCCGAAAAACAACGGCTAATATTCAACCTACGCTATTACGATGAGCTCGATTATGAAGAAATCAGCCGTATACTGGATAGTAAGGTCGATACTCTCAAAGTGAATTATCACTATGCGAAAGAAAAAATAAAAGAATACATCTTAAACAGATAGGACGATGAATAAAGAATTTGATTTTGACGATATCGGTAAAAAGACACCTTACCGCACTCCTGATAATTTTTTTGAGGATATGCAGCAGAAGGTGATGGAACGTACTTGCGGCGGGCAACGCCGGAAACATCGTTTACAGATAATGTTCTCTACTGCCATAGCGGCAGCTGCAATACTGGCAGGGGTATTGTTTGTTCCGTCTTATCTCCGGACGGAAGATGCACCTGCAGGAACTTCGGATATGCTGGCTATAGAAAGAAGTAGCAGCGATCCGGTTGATAAATGGATTCACGAACTGTCGGATGAGGAGTTGGAAGAGCTCGTCAACTTCTCTGAGAATGACATATTTTTAAATTAGGTATTAATTAAAAACAAGAAGATTATGAAGACTAAGTTTATTTATGTAATTTTGGCTGCCCTCCTGATTGGTAGCCAGACAATTTCTGCTCAGAACAAGGATAACAAAACCAATAAGCAACGTCCTACACCTGAACAAATGATTCAAAGACAAGCCAATCAGATGGTGACGAAACTGATGCTAGATGATGCAACAGCTGCCAAGTTCACTCCGGTTTACGAAAAATATCTGAAAGATTTGCGCGAATGCCGGATGATGAACCGCAGGGAAAGGCCCAGGAACAATAATGCGGAAGCAACCCCGGCTACCAAACCTGTACTGACAGATGCGGAAATAGAAAAGCAGATCAAGGATCAGTTTGCGCAAAGCCGTAAGATACTGGATATTCGCGAGAAATATTATAATGAATTCCGCAAGATTCTGTCTCCCAAGCAGATTGCAAAAATCTATCAGACAGAAAGAAGCAATGCGAATAAATTCAGAAAAGAATTTGACAGAAGAAAAGGTCAGAAACATGGTCAAGGAAAACGGCCGGCTCATGCAAGACCAGCTTCAAATAATAAATAACATTTTTCATTAAACTACTTGGTAAACACGAATGGACCATGGCAGGCATACATATTTGACTTTCCGGAACATCTTAATCTATGTTGTTTTGTTGTGGTCAGGTATGACCGTTCATGCACAGTCCGGCAAAGGAAGCTTTGCCGGACGTGTTGTTGATAAGGATACGAAGCAGCCGGTGGGGCATGCGGCGGTACGTTTGTTAACCTTGCCAGACAGTACTTTTCTTGCAGGTGTAGCCACTACGGACGACGGTAAATTCAGGATGCCGGTTGTCTGGCCCAAAGACAAGAAATTGCTTTTAGAGATTTCTTTCATTGGCTATACCACTTTTTCTAAATCTATTCCCTCTTCATTCAGAGGTACTTCGCAGAACTTGGGTGATATTGCACTATTTTCCGATGGCATTTTGTTGGGTGAAACGGTAGTGGTGGGTAAAGCTCCTCTGGCAGTTACCGAACAGGATACCACGGTCTTCAATGCCTCTGCCTATCGTACCCCCGAAGGTTCCATGCTCGAAGATCTTGTAAAACAATTGCCCGGTGGAGAGATAGATGGCGATGGAAAGCTGTTGATTCATGGCAAGGAAGTTAAGAAGATATTGGTAGACGGCAAAGAGTTCTTTGCGGATGATCCGAAAGCTGCCCTGAAAAATCTGCCGGTAGAAATGGTGGAGAAGCTGAGAACTTATGAACGTAAATCCGATTTGGCACGTCTGACCGGAATTGATGACGGGGATGAGGAAATGATACTTGACCTGGGGGTGAAAAAGGACATGAAGAAAGGATGGATGGATAATTTCATGGCAGGCACGGGCAACAAAGGGCGGTATGAACTTGCCAATACCCTGAACCGCTTCCGGGATAATTCCCAACTTACTATTATCGGCAATCTGAATAACACCAACAATCAAGGCTTCTCGGAGTTGCAACGGGAGTCATCGGCTGCCAGTGGAAATATCCTGAATAGGGTGGGACTGGTTACCTCACATTCTTTAGGTATGAATTTCACTCATGACTGGGACAGAGTGAAGCTTCGCTCCAATGTGCAATATACGGGTACCGACCGTTCGGAGGATAATAGTACTACGGTGGATAATTTCCTGAAACAGGATAAATCGATAAGCCACAGCACTAACAGCAATCACATGAAGAACCACAACCTGACGGCGAATGCTTATCTGGAATGGAAAATAGATTCAGTCACCAATCTGGTGTTTCGTCCGCAATATCGCTATGTGGCAAGTGACAGGAGGAATAGTGGATATCAACAGAGTTGGTCGGACGAAACACTTCTGAATGAGAGAACGGCTTCTAATCTTTACGATAATTCCCAGTATAATCTGACCTTCATGTTGCAAGTCAACCGTAAGTTCAGCCGTAAAGGACGGAATCTGGCTTTGAAAGTGGATTATGGAACGAATACTTCTTCTGCCGACAGGAAAAACTTTTCTACTACACATTATTTTAAGAATGATACAGAGAAAGTAGTCAACCAGCGTGTGGATGATGAAGGTGACGGATATAATTATCGTCTGCAACTGGTGTATGTGGAGCCGTTGCCTAACCGTTACTTTCTTCAGTTTCGTTACAGTTATCAATACCGGGTAACTAATTCGGACCGCTTTGTCTATAACTGGGATGAGGCAATGGAAGATTTTGTTGCCGATTACGATTCTCTGGCCAGTAATAGTTTTGAGAGCCAATACAGCACCCATCTTTTCAATATGGCTGTCCGTACTTCCCGGAAAAAGTACAACTACAATATAGGTGTCGATCTGGAACCCCAGAAACTGGATAGCCGTTCTTTTCTGGATGATGTTTCCAAGCATCAAATGAGTAAAACTGTTCTCAACTTTTCACCGACACTGAATTTCCGTTATAAGTTTTCCAAGCGTACACAGTTGCAGGCAATTTATAGAGGAAAAGGACGACAACCGAGTGTTCGTGACCTACAACCGGTTGCCGACATGACGAATCCATTGAATATCCGTATCGGTAATCCTTCTTTGAAACCTTCATACACCAATACGTTTACACTGAATTATAAT encodes the following:
- a CDS encoding N-acetylmuramoyl-L-alanine amidase — its product is MRTVHLIVIHCSATKENETLTEIEFEKSHRQRGLNGIGYHYYIRRDGNIKSTRSVRKPGAHAQGHNLDSIAICYEGGLNRHGLPKDTRTQWQKHSMIVLLKTLLIDYPDCHICGHRDLPQIMDNHSLIEPESWLEECPCFDAATEYHCLRYSND
- a CDS encoding carboxypeptidase-like regulatory domain-containing protein, translating into MKKLASIAVGWLMAFLLLGISPLWAQEEAGNYFTITGIVKNKDNKRKLENVNVSVPGTNIGTVTNADGVFSLKIKDTETILGLEVSHIGYLNSQVSLKDKEDVSDLTIWMLPAPNLLSEIVIFGNNARGLVEEAIKKIPVNYSVDKNLLTAFYRETVQKRRRYISVSEAVIDVSKTTYSDREPSNDRVQLQKGRRLLSPKTSDTLAVKVVGGPNLSIYLDIVKNGDALLSMENLNYYDFHIEEPVNLDNRMQYVVSFRPRVSLMYALFYGKLYIDFEKLAFTRAEFSLDMQNRVKAVEAILHKKPLGLRFRPQEVSYLVTYKEQNGKTYLNYIRNEIRFKCDWKKRLFSSSYTVFSEMVVTDRKSDFAAIPSKKAFKEKQVFYDLVDEYWNEDFWKTYNIIEPTETLEHAVNKLKKQSR
- a CDS encoding RNA polymerase sigma-70 factor: MLNELFILTKIKEGDIKAFEEIFRRYYSPLCWYAAGITGEMEAAEEIVEELFYVFWKDREHLQIFQSVKSYLYKAVRNAALQFCEHKEVKERYREYVLAGNATEQDSDPHRQLEYEELQGLIRHTLDKLPVRRLRIFEMHRMEGKKYAEIASSLSLSVKTVEAEMTKALRTLRNEIDNYILTK
- a CDS encoding FecR family protein translates to MIEVNKNRTKTDEAWERLYARLDEDNLLVGVGREGIVRRKLLLKWGTLAAAVIAGFVYLASALWFVPGGEIESLNLVTQENRETSMLVTTLEDGSVVYLAQESTLKYPEHFATDKREVNLQGEAFFDVAKKHEQTFLIETEKVQIEVLGTAFNVRSHGDDSFRLSVQRGRVKVSLKQGGQSVLVNAGETVTLQARQLQLSETGDSDEFRQYTKNIRFKDECLEDILRVVNAEASALQIQTASPVLSKRKLTIEFENNSPETVAELICWALSLKCSREGDKLILSE
- a CDS encoding carboxypeptidase-like regulatory domain-containing protein translates to MKLHRFFIIFLSLLLITCGMRADGGDVLERIIRLPGTKGTVYSLLSKVSEQSGYLFVYDSKVVNNDVEIKTKKKNCTVRQAIYEIVGDRTLELKVIGNHILILPPAEKVVRKRKVSEETPLPTYFTITGLLRDKETSDPVVSASVILQGTSIGNITNKNGEFRLNLPDSLKNGKLSFSHLGYVAQSIEASTLIGRDNVLSLEPKIVPLQEVLIRLVEPKKLLREMVNQRGENYSLNPAYLTTFYREGVQLKNKFQSLTEAVFKVYKSSLPEINVSDQVKLLKMSKIDNRESTDSLVAKIRAGIQACLQLDIMKDLPDFLSVDAEDNPYMYTSGDIAFIDDRCVNVVYFEQKRSVRTPLYCGALYIDSENSALVQARIEINPKYIKEATRIFVVRQAPKINLTTQKVVYTISYKPWKGTYYIHHIRGDLYFKMKRKRFFFSNPILHTWFEMVTCLVDTENVTRFSRAERLPPRTVLADEEFKYDEHFWEDFNVIPLEEELSRIIEKVALKIEKIDHQEE
- a CDS encoding DUF4250 domain-containing protein, which encodes MELPKDPMMLFSFINTKLRDCYSSLDELCDDMNVNKETIVGLLQSAGFEYSAEHNKFW
- a CDS encoding DUF4421 domain-containing protein; translation: MLKRLIFCLWILLPFSLFAQNEEESSTALDSLSTEKHQGAFMKAIKKFLNFNDFDTTYISPNRYNYALMFDHFTNYEYYSVGTAAPEPQRLRFTPNPRNKIGAYFGWRWIFLGWSVDTDGLLGKKSGKNRGTEFDLSLYSSKLGVDIFYRRTGNDYKIHEVTGFSDRVPSNYSEDFNGLKVNMKGFNLYYIFNNRHFSYPAAFSQSTNQRRNAGTLIAGLSVSTHNLKFDYAKLPEIIQETMSPGMKVRHIKYTNISLNFGYAYNWVFARNCLACLSLSPAVAYKTSRIEKDTEEPSDWYKNFNIDFILRAGVVYNNSKYFVGTSFLGRTYDYYRDNFSLNNGFGTLQIYAGFNFYLKKEHRKKK
- a CDS encoding GNAT family N-acetyltransferase; this translates as MECKIRIWKIDDAAELAATLNNKNIQDNLRDGLPYPYTEDDAKYYINEMLKADKNSIFAFAITADDKVVGSIGVFRKDNIHSLTAEIGYYIAEPFWGKGLGTCAIKQTCQYVFSNTDILRIFAEPFSYNIASCRILEKSGFKNEGTLRSNAVKNGQILDMKMYSLLKTDNESYILHKQNSL
- a CDS encoding RNA polymerase sigma factor, whose protein sequence is MINEDKIRQVYASDPKKGFKMLMDNFQVPIYNYIRRLVVSHEDAEDVLQEVFIRVYRNLDQFRGESSLSTWIYRIATNESLRLLNTRKDEEAIPAEEVQEELIGKLRASDYIDYENELAVKFQEAILSLPEKQRLIFNLRYYDELDYEEISRILDSKVDTLKVNYHYAKEKIKEYILNR
- a CDS encoding outer membrane beta-barrel protein, which encodes MDHGRHTYLTFRNILIYVVLLWSGMTVHAQSGKGSFAGRVVDKDTKQPVGHAAVRLLTLPDSTFLAGVATTDDGKFRMPVVWPKDKKLLLEISFIGYTTFSKSIPSSFRGTSQNLGDIALFSDGILLGETVVVGKAPLAVTEQDTTVFNASAYRTPEGSMLEDLVKQLPGGEIDGDGKLLIHGKEVKKILVDGKEFFADDPKAALKNLPVEMVEKLRTYERKSDLARLTGIDDGDEEMILDLGVKKDMKKGWMDNFMAGTGNKGRYELANTLNRFRDNSQLTIIGNLNNTNNQGFSELQRESSAASGNILNRVGLVTSHSLGMNFTHDWDRVKLRSNVQYTGTDRSEDNSTTVDNFLKQDKSISHSTNSNHMKNHNLTANAYLEWKIDSVTNLVFRPQYRYVASDRRNSGYQQSWSDETLLNERTASNLYDNSQYNLTFMLQVNRKFSRKGRNLALKVDYGTNTSSADRKNFSTTHYFKNDTEKVVNQRVDDEGDGYNYRLQLVYVEPLPNRYFLQFRYSYQYRVTNSDRFVYNWDEAMEDFVADYDSLASNSFESQYSTHLFNMAVRTSRKKYNYNIGVDLEPQKLDSRSFLDDVSKHQMSKTVLNFSPTLNFRYKFSKRTQLQAIYRGKGRQPSVRDLQPVADMTNPLNIRIGNPSLKPSYTNTFTLNYNSYNVKHQRNMVVSFFVENVLNSVTNQVTYDSETGGRTTMPVNLNGNWRASGALSLSGPFKNRNWLFRTYSYLQYRNQNGYTTQNKEEPMKSSVQHLTARERLQFTFRTRQLELSARGEVLYNNSYNNVKDMRTETFDYQLGGDLQYYLPWGFEYSSDLTYFLRTGYGYDSSGRKNLIWNCQLSKAFLKKKQLLLRFKFYDILRQEISMVRTISATAIRDADYNVLGRYFMVHTILRLNMMGKK